In a single window of the Rhodamnia argentea isolate NSW1041297 chromosome 2, ASM2092103v1, whole genome shotgun sequence genome:
- the LOC115739579 gene encoding MADS-box protein JOINTLESS-like isoform X1 produces MIRQTNPSGSASEQDTSKMAREPKKMEKVDRLAARQVTFSKRRRGLIKKAEELSILCDADVSLIIFSATGKLYDFSSSRYSRSMEDTLKRYVRHSNSIEKPVQPCLERQIEEYNHEMLRKEVRDEFHKLRQIKGEYLEGLNMEELGQLRKKLEAGLSLVIKTEEERALNEIDKLQRKEARLIKENKRLKQEIKMMILCRGKSVTVNSDGNNGVLEEAEGVLLESVNNISISNNGVPPVDG; encoded by the exons ATGATCAGACAAACAAACCCATCTGGTTCAGCATCTGAACAAG ATACAAGTAAAATGGCGAGAGAGCCAAAAAAGATGGAGAAGGTAGACCGCTTGGCGGCGAGGCAGGTGACATTCTCGAAGAGGAGAAGAGGGCTGATCAAGAAGGCTGAGGAGCTCTCCATCCTGTGCGATGCTGATGTGTCCCTCATCATCTTCTCAGCCACTGGCAAGCTCTATGATTTCTCCAGCTCCAGGTACTCAA GAAGTATGGAGGATACACTAAAGAGGTATGTTCGCCACTCCAATAGCATTGAGAAACCGGTCCAACCATGTCTTGAACGCCAG ATAGAGGAGTACAATCACGAAATGTTGCGCAAGGAAGTGAGAGATGAGTTTCACAAACTGAG ACAGATAAAGGGAGAGTATCTGGAGGGGTTGAACATGGAGGAATTGGGACAATTACGGAAGAAACTCGAGGCGGGACTGAGCCTCGTGATCAAGACTGAG GAGGAGCGAGCATTGAACGAGATCGACAAACTGCAGAGAAAG GAAGCACGGTTGATTAAAGAGAACAAGCGACTGAAACAGGAA ATAAAGATGATGATTTTATGCCGAGGGAAATCGGTGACCGTGAACTCGGACGGCAATAATGGAGTTCTagaggaggccgaaggggtgtTGTTGGAATCAGTTAACAACATTTCCATCAGCAACAATGGCGTCCCTCCTGTGGATGGATGA
- the LOC115739579 gene encoding MADS-box protein JOINTLESS-like isoform X3 has product MAREPKKMEKVDRLAARQVTFSKRRRGLIKKAEELSILCDADVSLIIFSATGKLYDFSSSRYSRSMEDTLKRYVRHSNSIEKPVQPCLERQIEEYNHEMLRKEVRDEFHKLRQIKGEYLEGLNMEELGQLRKKLEAGLSLVIKTEEERALNEIDKLQRKEARLIKENKRLKQEIKMMILCRGKSVTVNSDGNNGVLEEAEGVLLESVNNISISNNGVPPVDG; this is encoded by the exons ATGGCGAGAGAGCCAAAAAAGATGGAGAAGGTAGACCGCTTGGCGGCGAGGCAGGTGACATTCTCGAAGAGGAGAAGAGGGCTGATCAAGAAGGCTGAGGAGCTCTCCATCCTGTGCGATGCTGATGTGTCCCTCATCATCTTCTCAGCCACTGGCAAGCTCTATGATTTCTCCAGCTCCAGGTACTCAA GAAGTATGGAGGATACACTAAAGAGGTATGTTCGCCACTCCAATAGCATTGAGAAACCGGTCCAACCATGTCTTGAACGCCAG ATAGAGGAGTACAATCACGAAATGTTGCGCAAGGAAGTGAGAGATGAGTTTCACAAACTGAG ACAGATAAAGGGAGAGTATCTGGAGGGGTTGAACATGGAGGAATTGGGACAATTACGGAAGAAACTCGAGGCGGGACTGAGCCTCGTGATCAAGACTGAG GAGGAGCGAGCATTGAACGAGATCGACAAACTGCAGAGAAAG GAAGCACGGTTGATTAAAGAGAACAAGCGACTGAAACAGGAA ATAAAGATGATGATTTTATGCCGAGGGAAATCGGTGACCGTGAACTCGGACGGCAATAATGGAGTTCTagaggaggccgaaggggtgtTGTTGGAATCAGTTAACAACATTTCCATCAGCAACAATGGCGTCCCTCCTGTGGATGGATGA
- the LOC115739579 gene encoding MADS-box protein JOINTLESS-like isoform X2, whose product MIRQTNPSGSASEQDTSKMAREPKKMEKVDRLAARQVTFSKRRRGLIKKAEELSILCDADVSLIIFSATGKLYDFSSSSMEDTLKRYVRHSNSIEKPVQPCLERQIEEYNHEMLRKEVRDEFHKLRQIKGEYLEGLNMEELGQLRKKLEAGLSLVIKTEEERALNEIDKLQRKEARLIKENKRLKQEIKMMILCRGKSVTVNSDGNNGVLEEAEGVLLESVNNISISNNGVPPVDG is encoded by the exons ATGATCAGACAAACAAACCCATCTGGTTCAGCATCTGAACAAG ATACAAGTAAAATGGCGAGAGAGCCAAAAAAGATGGAGAAGGTAGACCGCTTGGCGGCGAGGCAGGTGACATTCTCGAAGAGGAGAAGAGGGCTGATCAAGAAGGCTGAGGAGCTCTCCATCCTGTGCGATGCTGATGTGTCCCTCATCATCTTCTCAGCCACTGGCAAGCTCTATGATTTCTCCAGCTCCAG TATGGAGGATACACTAAAGAGGTATGTTCGCCACTCCAATAGCATTGAGAAACCGGTCCAACCATGTCTTGAACGCCAG ATAGAGGAGTACAATCACGAAATGTTGCGCAAGGAAGTGAGAGATGAGTTTCACAAACTGAG ACAGATAAAGGGAGAGTATCTGGAGGGGTTGAACATGGAGGAATTGGGACAATTACGGAAGAAACTCGAGGCGGGACTGAGCCTCGTGATCAAGACTGAG GAGGAGCGAGCATTGAACGAGATCGACAAACTGCAGAGAAAG GAAGCACGGTTGATTAAAGAGAACAAGCGACTGAAACAGGAA ATAAAGATGATGATTTTATGCCGAGGGAAATCGGTGACCGTGAACTCGGACGGCAATAATGGAGTTCTagaggaggccgaaggggtgtTGTTGGAATCAGTTAACAACATTTCCATCAGCAACAATGGCGTCCCTCCTGTGGATGGATGA
- the LOC115739579 gene encoding MADS-box transcription factor 55-like isoform X4, whose protein sequence is MIRQTNPSGSASEQDTSKMAREPKKMEKVDRLAARQVTFSKRRRGLIKKAEELSILCDADVSLIIFSATGKLYDFSSSRQIKGEYLEGLNMEELGQLRKKLEAGLSLVIKTEEERALNEIDKLQRKEARLIKENKRLKQEIKMMILCRGKSVTVNSDGNNGVLEEAEGVLLESVNNISISNNGVPPVDG, encoded by the exons ATGATCAGACAAACAAACCCATCTGGTTCAGCATCTGAACAAG ATACAAGTAAAATGGCGAGAGAGCCAAAAAAGATGGAGAAGGTAGACCGCTTGGCGGCGAGGCAGGTGACATTCTCGAAGAGGAGAAGAGGGCTGATCAAGAAGGCTGAGGAGCTCTCCATCCTGTGCGATGCTGATGTGTCCCTCATCATCTTCTCAGCCACTGGCAAGCTCTATGATTTCTCCAGCTCCAG ACAGATAAAGGGAGAGTATCTGGAGGGGTTGAACATGGAGGAATTGGGACAATTACGGAAGAAACTCGAGGCGGGACTGAGCCTCGTGATCAAGACTGAG GAGGAGCGAGCATTGAACGAGATCGACAAACTGCAGAGAAAG GAAGCACGGTTGATTAAAGAGAACAAGCGACTGAAACAGGAA ATAAAGATGATGATTTTATGCCGAGGGAAATCGGTGACCGTGAACTCGGACGGCAATAATGGAGTTCTagaggaggccgaaggggtgtTGTTGGAATCAGTTAACAACATTTCCATCAGCAACAATGGCGTCCCTCCTGTGGATGGATGA